A stretch of the Takifugu flavidus isolate HTHZ2018 chromosome 1, ASM371156v2, whole genome shotgun sequence genome encodes the following:
- the cwc22 gene encoding pre-mRNA-splicing factor CWC22 homolog, translated as MDSPGRNHSSSPVQRESRGSSEDKTIPAAEVPQQADVVERSPKEKEGESPPHSPADKPTSRGSASSSSEHSSSNSSDDDDEDDDGQHNGTQRKIRSSVAQIRRSRSRSKSRERDGSISSEKSRSRSREKDRSRSRERSRSGSRDRSRYRRRDRSRERDYDRRGHYPRDRYGDHYGNRGSNFDQRNNWDRDVRRRGRSASPPADREAADKPPVKKKKEDVDPVLTRTGGAYIPPAKLRLMQQQITDKSSLAYQRMSWEALKKSINGLINKVNVSNIVNIIQELLQENIVRGRGLLARSVLQAQAASPIFTHVYAAVVSIINSKFPQIGELILKRLILTFRKSYRRNLKQQCLTASKFVAHLINQNVAHEILCLEMLTLLLERPTDDSVEVSISFLKECGLKLTEVSPRGINAIFERLRNVLHESAIDKRVQYMIEVMFAIRKDGFKDHPVIPDGLDLVDEEDQFTHMLPLEDEYSTEDILNVFKLDPDFLENEEKYKTIKREILDEGSSDSGGDDDGSDDDEEDEDKNEEEGEDGEKVTIFDQTEVNLVAFRRTIYLAIQSSLDFEECAHKLIKMDFPESQTKELCNMILDCCAQQRTYEKFFGLLAGRFCLLKKEYMESFEAIFAEQYETIHRLETNKLRNVARLFAHLLYTDSVPWSVLECIRMSEETTTSSSRIFVKILFQELCSYMGLPRLNQRLKDVTLQPFFEGLFPRDNPRNTRFSINFFTSIGLGGLTDELREHLKNAPKMIMTQNQEVESSDSSSSSSSSSSSSDDSTSSDSSSESDSDSSSSSSSSSDSDTRRSKRKNRKERSEEKKKKKEKLKTRKEKPSDKKRSRHQKAAETDSDEEQHGRSDRRGHAREPERRRERAPEAEEHAREGARGSRRDKRSEEREQQEERRKKDMEGRQAERERARETEKRERKEERDKENRDRNRDERSDRRRR; from the exons ATGGACTCTCCGGGTAGAAACCATAGTTCCAGTCCTGTACAGAGAGAGAGCCGCG GATCATCAGAAGACAAAACtattccagcagcagaggttcCCCAACAGGCCGATGTGGTTGAGAGAAGCCccaaagagaaagagggagaatcTCCTCCCCACAGTCCTGCAGACAAGCCGACCTCCAGGGGGTCTGcatccagcagctcagagcacagcagcagtaacagcagtgacgatgatgatgaagatgatgatggccAGCATAATGGAACCCAGAGGAAGATAAGGAGCAGTGTGGCACAAATCAGA AGATCGAGATCCAGGTCCAAATCTAGAGAACGAGATGGGTCGATATCCAGTGAGAAaagcagatccagatccagagaaAAAGATAGATCCCGGtccagagagagaagcagatcTGGATCCAGGGACAGATCTAGGTACAGAAGACGGGACAGATCCAGAGAGAGGGACTATGACAGGAGAGGACACTATCCCCG gGATCGCTATGGCGATCACTATGGCAATCGGGGTTCAAATTTTGACCAGCGGAACAATTGGGAcagggatgtgaggaggcgcGGCCGCTCAGCCTCCCCTCCAGCAGATAGGGAGGCAGCTGATAAGCCTCcagtcaaaaagaaaaaggaggatgtTGACCCAGTTTTAACAAGGACTGGCGGCGCTTATATCCCACCTGCAAAGCTCCGTCTGATGCAGCAGCAAATCACTGACAAGAGCAG CCTGGCCTATCAGAGGATGAGCTGGGAGGCGCTCAAAAAGTCCATTAACGGTCTCATCAACAAGGTCAACGTGTCAAATATTGTCAACAtcatccaggagctgctgcaggagaacatcGTCAGGGGGAG GGGTCTGCTGGCCCGTTCGGTGTTGCAGGCTCAGGCAGCGTCGCCCATCTTCACTCACGTTTACGCAGCCGTTGTTTCCATCATCAACTCCAAATTCCCTCAGATTGGAGAGCTGATCCTCAAGCGTCTCATCCTCACGTTCAGGAAGAGCTACCGCCGAAACCTCAAG CAACAGTGTCTCACAGCCTCGAAGTTTGTGGCACATCTCATCAACCAGAACGTG GCCCATGAGATATTGTGTCTGGAGATGctcactctgctgctggagcgtCCCACGGATGACAGCGTGGAGGTTTCCATCTCCTTCCTGAAGGAGTGTGGACTCAAACTCACTGAGGTGTCCCCACGAGGCATTAATG CAATATTTGAGCgtctcagaaatgtcctccaTGAGTCGGCTATCGATAAGAGGGTCCAATACATGATTGAGGTCATGTTTGCCATCAGAAAGGACGGTTTCAAAGACCATCCTGTAATCCCAGATGGTCTGGACCTTGTGGACGAAGAAGATCAGTTCACCCATATGCTGCCACTGGAGGATGAGTACAGCACAGAGGATATCCTCA ATGTGTTTAAGCTGGACCCAGACTTCctggaaaatgaggagaaataCAAAACGATTAAAAGAG AGATCTTGGATGAGGGCAGCAGCGATTCAGGAGGGGATGATGATGGCagcgatgatgatgaagaggatgaagacaagaatgaggaagagggagaag ATGGTGAGAAGGTTACCATCTTTGACCAGACAGAAGTAAACCTGGTTGCATTCAGAAGAACCATCTATCTCGCTATACAGTCCAG TTTGGACTTTGAAGAGTGTGCTCACAAACTGATCAAGATGGACTTTCCTGAGAGCCAAACA AAAGAACTGTGTAACATGATCCTGGACTGCTGTGCTCAGCAAAGGACCTATGAGAAGTTCTTTGGTCTACTAGCGggg AGGTTCTGTCTGCTGAAGAAGGAGTATATGGAGAGTTTTGAGGCCATATTTGCAGAGCAGTACGAAACAATTCACAGACTGGAGACCAACAAACTCAGGAATGTGGCACGGCTGTTTGCTCACCTACTGTACACAGACTCTGTGCCCTGGAGT GTGTTGGAGTGCATCAGGATGAGTGAGGAGACCACAACATCATCCAGCAGGATTTTTGTAAAGATCCTTTTCCAGGAACTCTGTTCTTACATGGGCCTCCCCAGACTCAACCAGAGGCTCAAAGATGT gactCTACAACCATTCTTTGAAGGGCTTTTTCCTCGGGACAATCCCAGAAACACCCGCTTTTCCATTAACTTCTTCACCTCTATTGGACTGGGAGGACTGAC GGATGAGTTAAGGGAGCATCTGAAGAACGCTCCAAAGATGATCATGACTCAGAACCAGGAGGTGGAATCTTCtgactcctcctcatcatcctcatcatcctccagctcatccgatGACTCGACCTCCTCAGACTCCTCCAGTGAGTCAGATTCagactcctccagcagcagcagcagcagctcag ACTCAGACACCAGACGCAGcaagagaaaaaacagaaaagaacgaagtgaggagaaaaagaagaagaaagagaagctgAAGACGAGGAAGGAGAAACCTTCAGATAAGAAGAGAAGCCGGCACCAGAAAGCTGCTGAGACAGACAGCGATGAAGAGCAGCATGGGAGGAGCGACAGGAGAGGCCACGCTCGCGAGCCGGAGCGGCGGCGCGAGCGCGCACCTGAGGCAGAGGAGCACGCACGTGAGGGCGCTCGAGGGAGCAGGCGAGACAAACGCTCAGAagaaagagagcagcaggaggagagaaggaaaaaggatatggaaggcaggcaggcagaaaggGAGCGAGCCAGGGAGactgagaagagagagagaaaagaagagagggatAAAGAGAACAGAGACAGGAACCGAGATGAGAGGagcgacaggaggaggagataa